The Sphingopyxis fribergensis genome contains a region encoding:
- a CDS encoding DHA2 family efflux MFS transporter permease subunit produces MASIPLSPAAADAPFNPAAMPDARKYLIFAVMAFGQFMALIDIQIVAASLNEVQAGLSAGPDEISWVQTAYLMAELVMIPFAAFLAQALSTRWLFAASAGLFTIASMLCGLAWNIESMILFRAAQGFVGGAMIPTVFATGYMLFEGKQRAMIPAILGMVSVLAPTLGPTVGGWITDAMGWRWVFFINVVPGAAVTLAIIALVKIDRPNLPMLRRIDWVHLASMAVFLAGLEFVLEEGPKHEWFSEPSIAIGAWLSFVAFGLFLERSFRSDGPIVKLTPFRKPTFVFACVFNLVIGFGLYASTYLVPIFLGRVQGYNASEIGTTVFVSGIAQLLGVPIAAALSQKVDQRIVITFGLSLFAVGLWMFSFMTPEWGFAALFWPQVVRSFAIMLCIVPSVGLALGNFEGPELRYASGLFNLMRNLGGAIGIALVNTWLGDNLRLHMLRLSEALGRSSEAANEAAAGLAQSIGHYVADPALAAQMASGTLARIIGREALTLAFDDVFRLMAYLFLAALVMVPFCKPPPIGGPAPKDAH; encoded by the coding sequence ATGGCCTCCATCCCGCTTTCCCCCGCTGCCGCAGATGCGCCGTTTAACCCGGCGGCGATGCCCGATGCCCGGAAATATCTGATCTTTGCAGTGATGGCGTTCGGCCAGTTCATGGCGCTGATCGACATCCAGATCGTCGCCGCGTCGCTCAACGAGGTGCAGGCGGGACTCAGCGCGGGGCCCGACGAAATCAGCTGGGTGCAGACCGCCTATCTGATGGCCGAGCTCGTCATGATCCCCTTCGCAGCCTTCCTCGCGCAGGCGCTCTCGACGCGCTGGCTGTTCGCGGCGTCGGCGGGGCTGTTCACGATCGCGTCCATGCTCTGCGGGCTCGCGTGGAACATCGAATCGATGATCCTGTTCCGCGCGGCGCAGGGCTTTGTCGGCGGCGCGATGATCCCGACGGTGTTCGCGACGGGCTATATGCTGTTCGAGGGCAAGCAGCGCGCGATGATCCCCGCGATCCTCGGCATGGTGTCGGTGCTCGCGCCCACATTGGGCCCGACGGTCGGCGGCTGGATCACCGACGCGATGGGTTGGCGCTGGGTCTTCTTCATCAACGTCGTGCCCGGCGCCGCGGTGACGCTCGCGATCATAGCGCTAGTCAAGATCGACAGGCCGAACCTGCCGATGCTGCGCCGCATCGACTGGGTCCACCTCGCCTCGATGGCGGTGTTTCTTGCCGGGCTCGAGTTCGTGCTTGAAGAAGGGCCGAAGCATGAATGGTTCAGCGAACCGTCGATCGCGATCGGCGCGTGGCTGTCGTTCGTCGCTTTCGGCCTGTTCCTCGAACGCTCGTTCCGCTCCGACGGGCCGATCGTGAAGCTGACCCCATTCCGCAAGCCGACCTTCGTCTTCGCCTGCGTCTTCAACCTCGTGATCGGGTTCGGCCTTTATGCCAGTACCTATCTGGTGCCCATCTTCCTCGGCCGGGTGCAGGGATACAACGCGTCGGAAATCGGCACGACGGTGTTCGTCTCCGGAATCGCGCAATTGCTCGGCGTGCCGATCGCCGCGGCGCTGTCGCAAAAGGTCGACCAGCGCATCGTCATTACCTTCGGGCTCAGTCTGTTCGCGGTGGGCCTCTGGATGTTCAGCTTCATGACCCCCGAATGGGGCTTTGCCGCGCTCTTCTGGCCGCAGGTCGTGCGCAGCTTCGCGATCATGTTGTGCATCGTCCCCTCGGTCGGCCTCGCGCTCGGCAATTTCGAAGGGCCGGAGCTGCGCTATGCCTCGGGCCTGTTCAACCTGATGCGCAACCTCGGCGGCGCGATCGGCATCGCGCTCGTCAACACCTGGCTCGGCGACAATTTGCGACTGCACATGCTGCGGCTTTCCGAAGCGCTCGGCCGGTCGAGCGAAGCCGCGAACGAAGCTGCGGCAGGGCTGGCGCAATCGATCGGCCATTATGTCGCCGACCCCGCGCTCGCGGCGCAAATGGCGAGCGGAACGCTGGCGCGCATCATCGGGCGCGAGGCGCTGACCCTCGCCTTCGACGACGTGTTCCGCCTGATGGCTTACCTCTTCCTCGCCGCGCTGGTGATGGTCCCCTTCTGCAAACCCCCGCCGATCGGCGGCCCGGCACCGAAGGATGCCCACTAA
- the katG gene encoding catalase/peroxidase HPI, translated as MNDQTPIGSGCPVHQPGGVRALLGRTNKDWWPDMLATEILNPNGSSNPLGDDFDYSKAFALLDYQALKADLTALMTDSQPWWPADYGHYGPFFIRMAWHAAGTYRTADGRGGANSGQQRFAPLDSWPDNGNLDKARRLLWPIKQKYGNKISWADLFILTGNVAIESMGGPVFGFGGGRADVFEPERDIYWGSEDKWVNEGVQTRIDPDKGFAEIEGPLAAIQMGLIYVNPEGPGGNPDPLLSARDIKETFERMAMNHEETVALTAGGHTFGKAHGNGDASLLGAAPSGGDLAAQGFGWVSSHESGGIGEHAVTSGIEGAWVNTPTEWSENYFRLLLDYDYELVRSPAGAQQWQPINQKEEDMAPAAWDPNLKVPTMMTTADMALKMDPEFRKISEKFRSDHEAFKDAFARAWFKLCHRDMGPKVRYLGPEVPAEDLIWQDPIPAGTMPSDAEVKAVKDKIAASGLTVSELVKAAWASASTYRKSDHRGGANGARVRLAPQKDWDVNEPAILGKVLSTLDGLRGNMSMADAIVLGGVVGIEKAIKEAGFNVPVPFTGGRGDASAEQTDAESFEVMEPEADAFRNYVGKKKLAVKTEEMMLDRASLLGLSVPEMTVLVGGLRVLGANHGERGHGHFTKRSGQLTNDFFVNLLDMTNVWKAVDGSDDQEYVATDRKGGGETWRATRADLIFGSNSELRAVAEVYAETGHEEKFVKDFVKAWTKVMNADRFDLA; from the coding sequence ATGAACGACCAGACCCCCATCGGCAGCGGTTGCCCGGTCCACCAGCCCGGCGGCGTCCGCGCGCTGCTCGGCCGCACCAACAAGGATTGGTGGCCCGACATGCTGGCGACCGAGATCCTCAATCCCAACGGCTCGTCGAACCCGCTCGGCGACGACTTCGATTATTCGAAGGCGTTCGCGCTGCTCGACTATCAGGCGCTGAAGGCCGACCTGACCGCATTGATGACCGACAGCCAGCCGTGGTGGCCGGCGGACTATGGCCATTATGGTCCCTTCTTCATCCGCATGGCGTGGCACGCCGCGGGCACCTATCGCACCGCCGATGGCCGCGGCGGCGCCAACAGCGGGCAACAGCGTTTCGCCCCGCTCGACAGCTGGCCCGACAATGGCAATCTCGACAAGGCGCGCCGCCTGCTGTGGCCGATCAAGCAGAAATATGGCAACAAGATCAGCTGGGCCGACCTGTTCATCCTGACCGGCAATGTCGCGATCGAAAGCATGGGCGGCCCGGTGTTCGGCTTCGGCGGCGGCCGCGCCGACGTGTTCGAGCCCGAGCGCGACATCTATTGGGGCAGCGAGGACAAATGGGTCAACGAGGGTGTTCAGACCCGCATCGATCCCGACAAGGGGTTCGCTGAAATCGAAGGACCGCTCGCCGCGATCCAGATGGGCCTGATTTACGTCAATCCCGAAGGTCCGGGCGGCAATCCCGATCCTTTGCTGTCGGCACGCGACATCAAGGAAACCTTCGAGCGCATGGCGATGAACCATGAGGAAACCGTCGCGCTGACCGCTGGTGGACATACGTTCGGCAAGGCGCATGGCAATGGCGACGCGTCGCTGCTCGGCGCGGCGCCCTCCGGCGGCGATCTGGCGGCGCAGGGTTTCGGCTGGGTCAGCAGCCACGAAAGCGGCGGCATCGGCGAACACGCCGTGACCAGCGGTATCGAGGGAGCGTGGGTCAACACGCCGACTGAATGGAGTGAAAATTATTTCCGCCTGCTGCTCGACTATGATTATGAGCTCGTCCGCTCGCCCGCCGGCGCGCAGCAATGGCAGCCGATCAACCAGAAGGAAGAGGATATGGCCCCGGCGGCCTGGGATCCGAACCTGAAGGTTCCGACGATGATGACGACCGCCGACATGGCGCTCAAGATGGACCCGGAATTCCGCAAGATCAGCGAGAAGTTCCGGAGCGATCACGAAGCGTTCAAGGATGCTTTCGCGCGCGCCTGGTTCAAATTGTGCCACCGCGACATGGGGCCGAAGGTCCGCTACCTCGGCCCCGAGGTCCCGGCCGAAGACCTGATTTGGCAGGATCCGATCCCGGCCGGCACCATGCCGTCGGACGCCGAAGTGAAGGCGGTGAAGGACAAGATCGCCGCGAGCGGTTTGACGGTCAGCGAACTGGTCAAGGCGGCCTGGGCATCGGCGAGCACTTATCGCAAGTCGGACCATCGCGGCGGCGCCAATGGCGCGCGTGTTCGCCTCGCCCCGCAGAAGGACTGGGACGTCAACGAACCTGCAATCCTCGGCAAGGTGCTGAGCACGCTCGACGGCCTGCGCGGCAACATGTCGATGGCCGATGCGATCGTGCTCGGCGGTGTGGTCGGGATTGAAAAGGCGATCAAGGAGGCGGGCTTTAACGTTCCGGTGCCGTTCACGGGCGGTCGCGGCGATGCGAGTGCGGAACAGACCGACGCCGAAAGCTTCGAGGTGATGGAGCCCGAAGCCGACGCGTTCCGCAACTATGTCGGCAAGAAAAAGCTGGCGGTGAAGACCGAGGAAATGATGCTCGACCGCGCATCGCTGCTCGGCCTGTCGGTGCCCGAAATGACGGTGTTGGTCGGCGGGCTGCGCGTGCTCGGCGCCAATCACGGCGAGCGCGGGCATGGCCACTTTACCAAGCGTTCGGGGCAGTTGACCAACGACTTCTTCGTCAACTTGCTCGACATGACCAACGTGTGGAAGGCCGTCGACGGATCGGACGACCAGGAATATGTCGCCACCGACCGCAAGGGCGGCGGCGAAACCTGGCGCGCGACGCGTGCCGACCTGATCTTCGGCTCGAACTCGGAACTGCGCGCGGTCGCCGAAGTCTATGCCGAAACGGGCCATGAAGAGAAATTCGTCAAGGATTTCGTCAAGGCCTGGACCAAGGTGATGAACGCCGACCGTTTCGACCTCGCCTGA